One segment of Leptodactylus fuscus isolate aLepFus1 chromosome 7, aLepFus1.hap2, whole genome shotgun sequence DNA contains the following:
- the LOC142214402 gene encoding ras-related and estrogen-regulated growth inhibitor-like, translated as MTSNFPLPRPLRRSWSLAPARTMRIVVLGQSAVGKTALTVRFITKRFIGDYDPTLEMIYRHTAAIDGEFVHFEILDTAGQEEDSLQIEEKIKWGDSFAVVYSVTDRCSFDEVMRLCFLINHIHSTSKKGATEQPPIVIVGNKKDLQYDRMVSTDDGEKLSKALKCPCYEISTRDSYEETALVFNTLYYELLRQGSLSPGTFKKRNVSKLMEKIPKIYANSALNANGRSLSFNSFRDYIPE; from the exons ATGACCTCCAACTTTCCACTTCCTCGGCCTCTCAGAAGATCCTGGAGTTTGGCTCCTGCCCGGACGATGCGGATTGTGGTCCTGGGGCAAAGTGCAGTGGGGAAGACGG CTCTTACTGTCAGATTCATCACCAAAAGGTTTATTGGAGATTACGATCCGACCCTTg AAATGATTTACAGACACACGGCTGCCATCGATGGAGAATTTGTCCATTTTGAAATCCTGGACACGGCTGGTCAG GAGGAGGACTCCCTTCAGATCGAAGAGAAGATCAAATGGGGCGACAGTTTTGCCGTGGTGTATTCTGTGACAGATCGCTGCAGCTTCGATGAAGTCATGAGATTGTGTTTCTTGATCAACCACATCCACTCGACCAGTAAGAAAGGAGCCACAGAACAACCCCCCATAGTCATTGTGGGCAACAAGAAAGACCTCCAGTATGACCGCATGGTGTCCACCGACGATGGAGAGAAACTCTCCAAGGCTTTGAAGTGTCCATGTTATGAGATCTCCACCAGGGACAGCTATGAAGAGACCGCTCTGGTCTTCAATACACTTTACTATGAACTCCTGAGACAAGGCAGCCTCTCCCCCGGGACCTTCAAGAAAAGAAACGTCTCCAAATTGATGGAAAAGATTCCAAAAATTTACGCCAATTCTGCTCTAAACGCCAACGGTCGAAGTTTAAGTTTCAATTCTTTTCGGGATTATATTCCAGAGTGA
- the MRPL21 gene encoding large ribosomal subunit protein bL21m produces the protein MAVTGCGRLLRAVLTGRGVQASAAVSLLRPSLRCMSSQSSSLQPSYVPKTSLSEPPWPKIELPDPKKEAEEHRELVQKVNTLIATGQCGRLFAVIHFASKQWKVTNEDLVLINGSVEAQCGERIRLEKVLLVGSDNFTLVGKPLLGKDLVRVEATVIEKTESYPKVSLRFWKRHRYEKKKITIFPQTVLRINTIEIAPALS, from the exons ATGGCGGTGACCGGCTGCGGGCGGCTGCTGCGGGCTGTGCTGACCGGGAGAGGTGTCCAGGCCTCTGCTGCAG TCTCGCTGCTCCGGCCGTCTCTCCGATGTATGAGTTCCCAGAGTTCGTCTTTGCAGCCCAG CTACGTGCCAAAGACGTCTTTATCTGAACCACCTTGGCCCAAGATCGAGCTCCCAGATCCCAAGAAAGAAGCCGAGGAGCACAGAG AGCTTGTTCAGAAAGTAAACACCCTGATCGCCACGGGACAGTGCGGCCGCCTCTTTGctgtcatccactttgcaagtaaacAATGGAAAGTCACTAACGAAGACCTTGTTTTAATTAACGGCTCGGTGGAGGCGCAATGTGGAGAGAGGATCAGGCTGGAGAAG GTTTTGCTGGTCGGCAGCGATAACTTTACATTAGTAGGAAAACCTTTACTTGG GAAAGACTTGGTGCGAGTTGAAGCCACCGTGATCGAAAAAACCGAGTCCTATCCAAAAGTTTCCTTAAGGTTTTGGAAGCGACACCGATACGAGAAGAAGAAAA TAACCATCTTTCCACAGACTGTTCTGAGGATCAATACCATTGAAATCGCTCCCGCTTTATCgtga